In Streptomyces sp. NBC_00483, a single window of DNA contains:
- a CDS encoding sulfurtransferase, translating to MSRSDVLVDADWVEANLDNDNVALVEVDEDTSAYDKNHIKNAIRIDWTKDLQDPVRRDFIDQAGFEELLSKKGIGNDTTVVLYGGNNNWFASYAFWYFKLYGHQDVKLLDGGRKKWELDSRDLVDGAQVPNRPATQYKAKPQDTSIRAFRDDVVNAIGNQNLVDVRSPDEFSGKLLAPAHLPQEQSQRPGHVPSARNIPWSKNANDDGTFKSDDELKALYEDEQVDLAKDTVAYCRIGERSALTWFVLHELLGQENVKNYDGSWTEYGSLVGVPIELGANK from the coding sequence ATGAGCCGCAGCGACGTCCTGGTAGACGCCGACTGGGTCGAGGCCAACCTCGACAACGACAACGTGGCGCTGGTCGAGGTGGACGAAGACACGTCCGCGTACGACAAGAACCACATCAAGAACGCGATCCGGATCGACTGGACCAAGGACCTTCAGGACCCGGTCCGCCGTGACTTCATCGACCAGGCCGGCTTCGAGGAGCTGCTGTCGAAGAAGGGCATCGGCAACGACACGACCGTCGTCCTCTACGGCGGCAACAACAACTGGTTCGCCTCCTACGCCTTCTGGTACTTCAAGCTCTACGGCCACCAGGACGTGAAGCTCCTCGACGGCGGCCGCAAGAAGTGGGAGCTCGACTCCCGCGACCTGGTCGACGGCGCGCAGGTTCCGAACCGTCCGGCCACGCAGTACAAGGCCAAGCCGCAGGACACGTCGATCCGCGCCTTCCGCGACGACGTCGTCAATGCGATCGGCAACCAGAACCTCGTCGACGTGCGTTCGCCCGACGAGTTCTCCGGCAAGCTGCTCGCCCCGGCCCACCTCCCGCAGGAGCAGTCGCAGCGTCCGGGCCACGTCCCGTCCGCGCGCAACATCCCGTGGTCGAAGAACGCCAACGACGACGGCACGTTCAAGTCGGACGACGAGCTCAAGGCCCTGTACGAGGACGAGCAGGTCGACCTCGCCAAGGACACCGTCGCGTACTGCCGCATCGGTGAGCGCTCCGCGCTCACCTGGTTCGTGCTGCACGAGCTGCTCGGCCAGGAGAACGTCAAGAACTACGACGGCTCGTGGACCGAGTACGGCTCCCTCGTCGGCGTGCCGATCGAGCTCGGCGCCAACAAGTAA
- the dtd gene encoding D-aminoacyl-tRNA deacylase, with translation MRAVVQRVDGASVVVDDETVGEIKGEGLCVLVGVTHEDTKEKAAQLARKLWSVRMLADEKSCSDINAPLLVISQFTLYGDARKGRRPTWNAAAPGPVAEPLVDEVVAQLRALGATVATGRFGAQMRVSLTNDGPFTVLLEM, from the coding sequence ATGCGAGCAGTGGTGCAGAGGGTGGACGGCGCGAGCGTCGTCGTGGACGACGAGACGGTCGGCGAGATCAAGGGCGAGGGCCTGTGCGTCCTCGTCGGGGTCACGCACGAGGACACCAAGGAGAAGGCGGCCCAACTGGCCCGCAAACTCTGGTCGGTGCGGATGCTGGCCGATGAGAAGTCGTGCAGCGACATCAATGCGCCGCTCCTCGTGATCAGCCAGTTCACGCTCTACGGAGACGCCCGCAAGGGCCGCCGCCCCACCTGGAACGCCGCCGCGCCAGGACCGGTCGCCGAGCCGCTGGTCGACGAGGTCGTGGCGCAGCTGCGGGCGCTCGGCGCGACCGTGGCGACGGGCCGGTTCGGGGCGCAGATGCGAGTGTCCCTGACGAACGACGGCCCGTTCACGGTGCTCCTGGAGATGTGA
- a CDS encoding GNAT family N-acetyltransferase, with the protein MSNRAATPDDREAIDVRAVTEDELPDWCRTLDTGFLRPPTASPQRVAKVRSHFDLTRTRAAFAPAGGDGTRQVATFRSFAQELTVPGGATVPTDAITNVTVSPTHRRRGLLSRMMAADLAEAKERGDVAATLIAAEYPIYGRFGFGPATTTTTWEIDVVRSGLDARWSGPDGGGRVDMADAEEIRKVGPELHTKLRGRVAGLVSRGEQWWQYNTGLWPTPEDPWTEPFYAVYRNARGEVEGLVAYRTEARFNDHMQPTCTAKVQDLLALTPTAERALWHFVCSVDWVTVVESGHRASDDLLPDLLPDPRAARVTQQADLMWVRILDVVRALEARSYDTSGEIAFEVLDPAGLAGGRFTLTAAPGGAVCSPGAASTQLTVDVRELGALWLGGESAVRLAALGRIVEHEEGAAAGLGALLRTSRRPWCPDVF; encoded by the coding sequence ATGAGTAACCGTGCCGCCACCCCTGATGACCGCGAAGCAATAGACGTCCGGGCCGTCACCGAGGACGAGCTGCCCGACTGGTGCCGCACCCTCGACACCGGCTTCCTGCGCCCCCCGACCGCCTCACCCCAGAGGGTCGCCAAGGTCCGCTCCCACTTCGACCTCACCCGCACCCGCGCCGCCTTCGCCCCCGCCGGAGGCGACGGCACCCGCCAGGTCGCCACCTTCCGCTCCTTCGCGCAGGAGCTCACCGTGCCGGGTGGCGCCACCGTCCCCACGGACGCGATCACCAACGTCACCGTCAGCCCCACGCACCGCCGCCGCGGCCTGCTCAGCCGCATGATGGCCGCCGACCTCGCCGAGGCGAAGGAACGCGGCGACGTCGCGGCCACGCTGATCGCCGCCGAGTACCCGATCTACGGCCGGTTCGGCTTCGGCCCCGCGACCACCACCACGACCTGGGAGATCGACGTGGTGCGGTCCGGTCTCGACGCCCGCTGGTCGGGGCCCGACGGCGGCGGCCGGGTGGACATGGCCGACGCCGAGGAGATCCGCAAGGTGGGCCCGGAGCTGCACACGAAGCTGCGCGGACGGGTCGCCGGTCTTGTCTCGCGCGGCGAGCAGTGGTGGCAGTACAACACCGGCCTGTGGCCGACCCCGGAGGACCCGTGGACGGAGCCGTTCTACGCGGTGTACCGCAACGCGCGCGGCGAGGTGGAGGGCCTGGTCGCGTACCGCACGGAGGCCCGGTTCAACGACCACATGCAGCCGACGTGCACGGCGAAGGTGCAGGACCTGCTCGCTCTCACCCCGACCGCCGAGCGGGCCCTGTGGCACTTCGTCTGCTCGGTCGACTGGGTCACCGTCGTGGAGAGCGGGCACCGCGCCTCGGACGACCTGTTGCCGGACCTCCTCCCGGACCCGCGCGCGGCCCGCGTGACGCAGCAGGCCGACTTGATGTGGGTGCGGATCCTGGACGTCGTACGGGCCCTGGAAGCGCGCTCGTACGACACCAGCGGGGAGATCGCGTTCGAGGTGCTCGACCCCGCGGGGCTCGCGGGCGGGCGGTTCACGTTGACGGCGGCGCCCGGTGGGGCGGTCTGTTCGCCGGGCGCCGCCTCGACCCAACTCACGGTCGACGTACGCGAGTTGGGTGCTCTGTGGCTGGGCGGCGAGTCCGCGGTGCGGCTCGCCGCCCTGGGGCGGATCGTGGAGCACGAGGAGGGTGCGGCCGCCGGGCTCGGCGCCCTGCTGCGGACCTCGCGGCGGCCGTGGTGCCCCGATGTGTTCTGA
- a CDS encoding RsiG family protein: MSHTTSTGLPGQPVSLTHRERVAPLTRPPAQRTDSPELPAVPAPDLSALRLPELRTLRRDSQQNEADLSYVRRLLQGRIDILRAELGRRKDPESPVVDRLSEILRDQPTRQRSSARHVTLGTPHSEESRRLAQEMLAEVELSDLAARTDDELLAAMGRLVRYEQLVSRRRHQLQRTADDCSAEIARRYRAGEAQVDDLLTGTTGFTGD, encoded by the coding sequence ATGAGCCACACAACGAGTACGGGGCTGCCCGGGCAGCCCGTATCGCTGACGCACAGGGAACGGGTGGCCCCGCTGACCCGCCCGCCGGCCCAGCGGACCGACAGCCCGGAACTGCCCGCCGTGCCCGCCCCGGACCTGTCGGCCCTGCGCCTGCCGGAGCTGCGCACGCTGCGCCGCGACTCCCAGCAGAACGAGGCGGACCTGAGCTACGTACGACGCCTGCTCCAGGGCCGTATCGACATCCTGCGGGCCGAGCTGGGCCGGCGGAAGGACCCCGAGTCGCCCGTCGTGGACCGGCTCTCGGAGATCCTGCGGGACCAGCCGACGCGGCAGCGCTCGTCGGCCCGGCACGTCACGCTCGGCACCCCGCACAGCGAGGAGTCCCGGCGCCTCGCCCAGGAGATGCTCGCCGAGGTCGAACTCTCCGACCTGGCGGCGCGGACGGACGACGAACTGCTCGCGGCGATGGGCCGCCTCGTCCGCTACGAGCAGCTGGTCTCGCGCCGCCGCCACCAGCTGCAGCGCACGGCGGACGACTGCAGCGCGGAGATCGCTCGCCGCTACCGGGCGGGCGAGGCCCAGGTCGACGACCTCCTGACCGGCACGACGGGCTTCACCGGCGACTGA
- a CDS encoding Fur family transcriptional regulator: MVSTEGIDWKSDLRQRGYRLTPQRQLVLEAVDTLEHATPDDILCEVRKTASGVNISTVYRTLELLEELGLVSHAHLGHGAPTYHLADRHHHIHMVCRDCTNVIEADVDVAAEFTAKLREEFGFDTDLKHFAIFGRCENCAKNAKNKGRTQE, encoded by the coding sequence GTGGTGAGCACCGAAGGCATCGACTGGAAGAGCGATCTGCGGCAGCGCGGCTACCGGCTGACGCCGCAGCGCCAGCTTGTCCTGGAAGCCGTGGACACCCTGGAGCATGCGACCCCCGACGACATTTTGTGCGAAGTGCGCAAGACGGCGTCGGGGGTCAACATTTCGACGGTCTACCGGACCCTCGAGCTCCTGGAGGAGCTCGGGCTCGTCTCGCACGCCCATCTCGGTCACGGCGCGCCCACGTACCACCTCGCCGACCGGCACCATCACATCCATATGGTCTGCCGGGACTGTACGAACGTGATCGAGGCGGATGTGGACGTGGCGGCGGAGTTCACCGCCAAGCTGCGCGAGGAGTTCGGTTTCGACACCGACCTCAAGCACTTCGCGATCTTCGGGCGCTGCGAGAACTGCGCCAAGAACGCCAAGAACAAGGGGCGGACGCAGGAATAA
- the ygfZ gene encoding CAF17-like 4Fe-4S cluster assembly/insertion protein YgfZ: MQRHSTSSPLLALPGAVPAEGVDEGVAAHYGDLFREQRALADGAGVVDLSHRGVITVTGADRLSWLHLLLTQHVEQLEPDRATEALILSANGHIEHALYLVDDGTTTWAHVEPGTQESLLAYLESMKFFYRVETADRTDEFAVVHLPAGSIAPVPDGVVVRETPHGRDLFLPRADLESYAGENGPTVGLLAYEALRVEQHRPRFGFETDHRTIPHELGWIGSAVHLQKGCYRGQETVARVHNLGKPPRRLVFLHLDGSEVHLPPHGAEVRLAADGPEGRKIGVVTTSVRHHELGPIALAVIKRNVPADAELLAEATAAAQEIVVEP; this comes from the coding sequence ATGCAGCGACATTCAACGAGCAGCCCCCTGCTGGCCCTGCCCGGCGCCGTTCCCGCCGAGGGCGTGGACGAAGGCGTCGCCGCGCACTACGGCGACCTGTTCCGCGAACAGCGGGCCCTCGCCGACGGGGCGGGCGTCGTCGACCTGTCGCACCGCGGCGTGATCACGGTCACCGGCGCCGACCGGCTGAGCTGGCTGCACCTGCTGCTCACCCAGCACGTGGAGCAGCTGGAGCCGGACCGGGCCACCGAGGCGCTGATCCTCTCCGCCAACGGGCACATCGAGCACGCCCTGTACCTCGTCGACGACGGCACGACGACGTGGGCGCACGTGGAACCGGGCACGCAGGAGTCCCTCCTCGCGTACCTGGAGTCCATGAAGTTCTTCTACCGGGTCGAGACCGCCGACCGGACCGACGAGTTCGCCGTCGTGCACCTGCCGGCCGGGTCGATCGCGCCGGTGCCCGACGGGGTGGTCGTGCGCGAGACGCCGCACGGCCGCGACCTGTTCCTGCCGCGCGCCGACCTGGAGTCGTACGCGGGTGAGAACGGCCCGACGGTCGGGCTGCTCGCCTACGAGGCGCTGCGCGTCGAGCAGCACCGCCCGCGCTTCGGCTTCGAGACGGACCACCGCACCATTCCGCACGAGCTGGGCTGGATCGGCTCGGCCGTGCATCTGCAGAAGGGCTGCTACCGGGGGCAGGAGACCGTCGCCCGCGTGCACAACCTCGGCAAGCCGCCGCGGCGGCTCGTCTTCCTGCACCTGGACGGCAGCGAGGTGCACCTGCCGCCGCACGGCGCCGAGGTGCGGCTCGCCGCGGACGGCCCCGAGGGCCGCAAGATCGGTGTCGTGACGACCTCCGTGCGCCACCACGAGCTCGGCCCGATCGCGCTCGCGGTCATCAAGCGGAACGTGCCGGCCGACGCGGAGCTCCTCGCGGAGGCCACGGCGGCGGCGCAGGAGATCGTCGTAGAACCCTGA
- a CDS encoding DUF1416 domain-containing protein, whose protein sequence is MCGAKAGGPDASTIKPGETTIQGQVTKDGEPVTGYVRLLDSTGEFTAEVPTSATGQFRFYAAEGTWTLRALVPGGQADRTVVAQTGGLAEVAIAV, encoded by the coding sequence ATGTGCGGAGCGAAGGCCGGCGGCCCCGACGCCTCGACGATCAAGCCCGGTGAGACCACCATCCAGGGCCAGGTGACCAAGGACGGCGAGCCCGTCACCGGTTACGTGCGCCTGCTGGACTCGACCGGCGAGTTCACCGCCGAGGTCCCCACCTCGGCCACGGGCCAGTTCCGCTTCTACGCGGCCGAGGGCACGTGGACCCTGCGCGCCCTGGTCCCCGGCGGCCAGGCCGACCGTACGGTCGTCGCCCAGACCGGCGGCCTCGCCGAGGTCGCGATCGCCGTCTGA
- a CDS encoding DUF3099 domain-containing protein has translation MYARRKHAYFAMMGVCIALFVLAWGVVRLWSVPAAVAMCVVAMVIPPFAAIVANRRGPDDRWWDDPSGDPKSDEWWDELDGKKRHQ, from the coding sequence ATGTACGCACGGCGGAAGCACGCCTACTTCGCCATGATGGGCGTATGCATCGCCCTGTTCGTCCTGGCCTGGGGCGTCGTACGGCTCTGGTCGGTGCCCGCGGCGGTCGCCATGTGCGTCGTCGCCATGGTCATCCCGCCCTTCGCGGCCATCGTCGCCAACCGGCGAGGGCCCGACGACCGCTGGTGGGACGACCCCTCCGGCGATCCGAAGTCCGACGAGTGGTGGGACGAACTGGACGGCAAGAAGCGTCACCAGTGA
- a CDS encoding FABP family protein, whose translation MIQIPSDLHPDLVPLAFLLGDWAGAGVTDFPGAEKANFGQEVSFTHDGRDFLEYHSHSWILDAEGNKVKPLESESGFWRISAAEGDKGRPSQVEVVMVRDDGVVEVWYGELADKKPQIDIATDAVARTAASGPYSGGKRLYGYVKSDLMWVGEKQTPEVPLRPYMSAQLKKVVSPDEVAEMARNLPDMPDDGIAFFK comes from the coding sequence ATGATCCAGATCCCGTCCGACCTGCACCCCGACCTCGTCCCCCTCGCCTTCCTCCTGGGCGACTGGGCGGGCGCCGGCGTCACCGACTTCCCGGGCGCCGAGAAGGCCAACTTCGGTCAGGAGGTCTCCTTCACCCACGACGGGCGGGACTTCCTGGAGTACCACTCGCACTCCTGGATCCTGGACGCCGAGGGCAACAAGGTGAAGCCCCTGGAGTCCGAGTCCGGCTTCTGGCGGATCTCCGCCGCCGAGGGTGACAAGGGCCGCCCCAGCCAGGTCGAGGTCGTCATGGTCCGCGACGACGGCGTCGTCGAGGTCTGGTACGGCGAGCTCGCCGACAAGAAGCCGCAGATCGACATCGCCACGGACGCGGTGGCCCGCACGGCGGCCTCCGGCCCGTACAGCGGCGGCAAGCGCCTCTACGGCTACGTGAAGAGCGACCTCATGTGGGTCGGCGAGAAGCAGACCCCCGAGGTTCCGCTGCGCCCCTACATGTCGGCCCAGCTCAAGAAGGTCGTCTCCCCCGACGAGGTCGCCGAGATGGCGCGCAACCTCCCGGACATGCCGGACGACGGCATCGCGTTCTTCAAGTAG